Genomic window (Hyalangium gracile):
CATGCGCTACATCTCCTCGACGAGCACCAACGAGGGGAGCAGCAGCATCACCATCAGCTTCGAGCCCGGCTACGACGTGGACATCGCCGCGGTGGACGTGCAGAACCGGGTGGCCACCACGTCCGCGCGCCTGCCGGCGGCGGTCAACGCGCTGGGCATCACCGTCAACAAGACGCAGTCGCAGCTGCTGATGTCCTTCGGGCTGTACGACACCGAGAACCGGTATGACCGGGGCTTCATCAGCAACTACGCGGACGTGTACCTCCGGGACGCGCTGCTGCGCGTCAGGGGCGTGGGCGACGTGCGCATCTTCGGCGAGCGGCGCTTCGCCATGCGGCTGTGGTTGGATCCCACGCAGCTGGCGAGCCGGGGCCTCACCCCGCAGGACGTGGTGGCGGCGCTGCGCTCGCAGAACCTGCAGGTGGGCGCCGGACAGGTGGGCCAGCAGCCCGCGCCGCAGGGGCAGACATACCAGTTCACCGTGCGCGCGCTGGGCCAGCTCACCACGGCCGAGGAGTTCAACGACATCGTCGTGCAGCGAGGCGAGGACGGCTCGCTGGTTCGGCTGAAGGACGTGGGCCGCGCGGAGCTGGGCGCGGAGAACTACGGGCAGCTGCTGCGCTTCAACGGCCGCGAGGCGGTGGGCCTGGGCATCTTCCAGCTCCCGGGCTCCAACGCGCTGGAGGTGCGCGACGGAGTGGTGGCGGAGCTGGAGCGGCTCAAGGCCACCTTCCCGCCGGGGCTCACCTACGAGCCGGCCTTCGACACCACGCGCGCGGTGTCGGCCTCCATCGAGGAGGTGCTGACGACGCTGGCCGAGGCCATCCTGCTGGTGGTGCTGGTCGTCTTCGTCTTCCTGCACGGCTGGCGCAGCGTGCTGGTGGTGGCGACGACGCTGCCGGTGTCCCTGATCGGCACCTTCGCCTTCGTCAGCGCGTTCGGCTTCTCCATCAACACGCTGACGCTGTTCGGCCTGACGCTGGCCACGGGCCTGGTGGTGGATGACGCCATCGTCGTCATCGAGAACGTCGAGCGCATCATGGAGCAGGACAAGGTGAGCCCGCGCGAGGCCACGCACCGAGGCATGAAGCAGGTGGCCGGCGTGGTGGTGGCGGTGGCGCTGGTGCTGTCCGCGGTGTTCGTGCCGGTGTCCTTCTTCCCGGGCACCACGGGCGCCATCTATCAGCAGTTCGCGCTGACGCTCGCCTTCTCCATCGCCCTGTCGGCGCTGGTGGCGCTCACCCTGTCCCCGGCGCTGGCCGCGCGGCTGCTGCGCGGGCGCGAGGGGGAGAAGTGGCGGGCGGCCCGGTGGGTGGACCACACGCTGGACGCCTTCCGCAACGCCTACGGGCGGCTGCTGGGCAAGCTCCTGGGGCCTCTGCGGTGGGGGGTGGTGGCGGCCTTCGTGGCGTGCCTCATCGTGACGGCGCTGCTGTACCGCGCGACGCCCACTGGCTTCATCCCGGCCGAGGACCAGGGCTACCTCATCGTCGCGGTGCAGGGGCCGGAGGGCACGTCCCTGGACTACACCCGGCAGGTGCTGATCCAGACGGAGGAGGTGCTGCGCAAGCAGCCGGAGGTGGCGGACATCTTCACCGTGGGCGGCTTCTCGCTGCTGGGCGCCGGCCCCAACACCGGCACGCTCTTCGTCAACCTGAAGCCGTGGGAGGAGCGCGAGGGGGACAACCAGGGCGTGGGAGCGCTGGTGGATCGGCTGCGCGGGCAGCTGCTCTCCGTGGGCGGCGCGCGCGTGCTGCCCTTCCAGCCGCCATCGATTCGAGGCGTGGGCAGCGTGGGTGGCTTCGAGTTCGTCCTCGAGGATCAGCTCGGCACCCACACGCTGGAGGAGCTGGCGCAGGTGACGCAGCAGCTCGTCGCCCAGGCCAACCGCTCGCCCGGCTTGAGCGGGGTGTTCTCCTCCTTCACCACGAGCACGCCGCTCCTGGATGTGCAGGTGGACCGGCAGAAGGCGGAGGCGCTGGGCGTCTCGCTGGACTCGGTCTACTCCACGCTGTCGGTGTACCTGGGCAGCCAGTACGTCAATGACTTCACCTTCGCCAGCCGCGTGTACCGGGTGTACGTGCAGGCGGCGGTGCCGTTCCGCAACGAGCCCCAGGACATCAGCTCCTTCTATGTGCGCTCGGCGCAGGGGGAGATGGTGCCCCTGGAGTCCCTGGTGACGGTGCGTCCCGTCACCAGCGCGGCGAGCATCCAGCACTACAACCTGTTCCGCTCCGCGACCATCAACGGCCAGCAGGCGCCCGGAGCCAGCACGGGCGATGCGCTGACGGCCATGGAGCAGGTGGCGCGGCAGGGCCTGCCCGCGGGGTTCGCCTTCGAGTGGACGGGACTGTCCCGCGAGCAGAAGGAGGCCGGCGGCAAGGTGCTGATCATCTTCGGGCTGGGCGTCGTCTTCGTGTTCCTGGTGCTCGCGGCGCAGTACGAGAGCTTCGCCCTGCCGATGGTGGTGATGCTGGGCGTGCCGGTGGCGATCCTGGGGGCGCTGGGGCTACAGAACCTAAGAGGCCTGGCCAACGACGTCTTCTGTCAGGTGGGCCTGGTGATGCTGGTGGGCCTGTCGAGCAAGAACGCCATCCTCATCGTGGAGTTCGCCGAGCAGCTGCGCCAGGAGGGCAAGGGCGTGGTGGAGGCCGCCATCCAGTCGGCGCAGACACGCCTGCGCCCCATCCTGATGACGTCGTTCGCGTTCCTGCTGGGCGTGCTGCCGCTGGTGCTGGCCACTGGGGCGGGCGCCGCGTCGCGCAAGTCCCTGGGGACGGCGGTGTTCGGCGGCATGCTGCTGTCCACCTTCGTGAACCTCATCTTCATCCCGGTGCTGTACATGCTGGTGGAGTCGGCTCGCTCGCGGGTGCTCAAGCGCCGGGAGCACGGCCAGGGAGGCGGCGAGGGCGCGGCCCCGCGGGAGGCCTGAGCGGCTTCCCCATGTCGATTGTCGAATCGAGTTTCGGGACCCTTCGCTCTGCCTTAATCCTCCTGTTCGAGGAGGCCGAGCATGGGCACGACGCAGTCAGCAGTGCAGGCGGGACTCGAAGGAGTGGTGGTCGCCGAGACCCGGCTGAGCGAGGTGGATGGCGAGCAGGGCCGGCTGGTCATTGCCGGCAGTGACGTGGAGTCGCTCGCTGGAGCTGTCTCCTTCGAGGAGGTGTGCGCGAGGCTCTGGGCGCCGTACGCCAAGGAGCCGCTGCCCGCCTCGCTCCAGGCTGCGCTGGGCGAGGCTCGGGTGCGCGCCTTCGAGTGGCTCGAGGGGCTGGGGAGCGCGCTCGGCGCGGAGGATGGAATGGACGCGCTCCGGGCCTCGGTGGCGCATGTCTCCGCCGGGGCGGGCCGCGAGCTGGAGACCTCCCTCCTGCTCACGGGAGCTGTCGCCGTGTTCACGGGGGCCTGGGCGCGACGCGGGCGCGGGTTGGCGCCGGTACGGCCGGATCCGAAGCTGTCTCACGCCGCGGACCTGCTGCGCATGATGACGGGAGAGTCCCAGCCCGAGAGGGCGGCCGGGCTCGATGCCTATCTGGTCACCGTGTCCGACCACGGGCTGAATGCCTCCACGTTCACCGCGCGGGTGATTGCCTCGACGGGCTCGGATGCCGTGTCGGCGGTGGTGGGAGCCATCGGCGCGCTGAAGGGGCCGCTCCACGGTGGCGCGCCGGGGCCGGTGCTGGACATGCTCGACGGCGTCGGTCGGCCTGAGAAGGCCAGGCCGTGGCTCGAGGCGGAGCTGGAGGCGGGCCGTCGCATCATGGGCATGGGACACCGCATCTACCGCGTGAGGGACCCGCGCGCGGCCGTGCTGGAGCGCGCCATCGAGCGGCTCGAGCGGGGAGGGCTGAGGACCGAGCGGCTGGCCCTGGCGAGGGCGGTGGAGCGTGCGGCCGAGGAGCTGCTGCGCCAGCGCTACCCGGACCGTCCGCTGCGCGCCAACGTGGAGTTCTACACGGCGGTGCTGCTCGACGCGGTGGGGCTCGACCGGACGATGTTCTCGCCCACCTTCGCCTGCGGTCGTGTCGCCGGGTGGCTGGGGCACATCGCCGAGCAGCGGGCGACGGGCAAGCTCATCCGGCCCGCCTCGCGCTACGTGGGGACGATGCCGGGCTGAGGATGCGCCCACTGCCGTCACGGCAGCGCGTGGCGGCAGTGAGCGCGGGTGTGCCGGATGACGGCGGGAGATCAGCAGTTGTTGCCGGAGGGGCACTTACAGGCGCCCGACTTCACCTGCTCCTTGCGCGTCTTCTCCGCGTCCAGGCGGTAGTCATGGTGGCCCTTGCAGTTGTCCGTGCCGCGCTGGTTCTTCATCGCCGCATGGTCGCGCGTGTCGATCTCACACTCGCCGTTGGACGTCTTGTAGACGTGGTACTTGTCGCCGGCCAGGGCAGGGGTCGCCAGCAGCAGCACCGCGCCCGCCAGGGCCATCGTCATCTTGCGCAGCATCGTCTCTCCTTGTTGCTCGACTTGCCCGGACGACCGGATGCCGTCCGTGGCAGCCTGAGCTAAGACCAGGAGTGAAATGCGGGGAAGGACGTGGGGGGGAGAGGGCAGGTGAGCCGGCCCCGCGCGTCGCCCGGCTCCGTGTCGCTCCGGGAGCACGCCGTGCTTGCTGTCAGTGGAGTCCTGCCCCGAGACTGCCGCGAGTGAAGACCTGGCCCACGAAAGTCGCCTCTTTGGGGACTGCTCCCCCGAGCAGGCAGGTGGCGTTGGGGCTCACCGCGCTGATGCTGGCGCACCACTTCGCGCTCTGGGCGTGGACCGCGTTCCACCGGGGCTTCCCGCAGCTGGACGCCATCAATCGCTGGGACTCGCACCTCTATACCCGCATCATCACCGAGGGGTACGGGGACCCGGCGCTCCGGGCGTTTCTCCCGCTCTACCCAGGGTTGGTGTGGCTCGTGCGCGCCGTCCTGGGAGGAGGGCTGCCGCCCGCGGTGATCGGCTGCGTGCTGTCCTCGCTCTGCCTGCTGGCGTTCGTCGCCTGGGGCTCCTCGCGAGGAGCGCGGGGGCAGGACGCTTCTCCGCTCGAGCCGAGAACGGCGTGGGGCTGGTTCTTCTTCCTCTACAGCCCGGGCAGCTTCGCCCTGCACTCGCACCACACGGAGGGCCTGTTCCTGCTCCTGTCCCTGGGCGCCCTCGCCTGCGCCTGGGATGGGCGCGTGTGGCAGGCCGCCGTCTTCGTCGCGCTCTGCGTGTGGACGCGCAACCAGGGCGTCTTCGTGGCCGTCACCGCGGCGCTCCTGGTGGCGCAGGCTCCAGGGCCGTGGCCGGGCCGGCTCGGGCGGTTCGCGACGGTGGGAGGGGTGGCGCTCGCGTCGTTCGCGGGCTTCCTCCTGTACCAATGGCGCTCCGCGGGAGACCCGCTCGCGCACATGCATGCCCAGCAGAACTGGCACCACGTGGACTCGCTGTGGGGAGCGCTGCGCGGGCTCTGGTTCGGCAACGAGTGGCACCGGCCCGGGTGGTGGCTGGGCCTGAGGAACCTCTTCGGGGCGGTGTGGCTCGCGGGGAGCGTGGCGCTGATCCGCAGGAGCTGGCCCCTGGGCCTGTATGGCCTGGTGTCACTCGCGGTCATGCTGCCCCAGGGAGACCTGGGGAACGCGTTCCGCTTCGGCGCGGTGCTGTTCCCCGTGCTGTTCCGGGTGGGAGACTGGGTCGCCGAGCGACCCGCCTGGCTGCGCTGGTCCGTGGCGCTCCTGGCCCTGTGGCTCAACCACAAGGTGGCACACGCCTTCTCCATCGGGGCGTGGGCTTACTGAGCCCGGGCCTCGCCTGCTATATCTGAGCCATGGCTCCCCCGGCCGCTGGCTCTGCTTCCCCACGCTCTTCCTCCATGCCGTGGTTGGAGGAACTCGACATCCTCATCCGGGCTCGCTACCCGCTGCTCTACCTCGTCTCGTGGGAGGAGCACCGGGTGGACACCATCCTCGCCGAGCTCGCCCGCTCGCACGGCAAGGCGCTCTTCCACTGGTCCGTCATCCGTGGCCTGCGCAATGTGGGAGGAACGCGCACCACGACGCAGTCCGAGGAGACGCGCAACCCCATCGAGGCGCTGGCCGCCATCGAGAAGCTGAACGAGCCGGCGCTCGTGGTGCTCAAGGACTTCCATCCGTACCTCGAGGAGAAGGGCGTGGTCCGGGCCCTCCGCGAGCTGGCGCACTTCCTCAAGAGCACCTTCACCACCGTCATCCTCCTCTCGCCGTCGCTCACCATCCCCGTCGAGCTGGAGAAGGAGGTCTCCGTCATCGACGTGCCGCTGCCCGGGTACAACGATCTCATGCAGCTCTTGAAGGAGATCGTCGCCGTGGTGCGCAAGGGCAACAAGGCGACCGTCGACCTGTCGCGCGAGCACGCCGATCAGCTCATCAAGGCGGCGCTCGGGCTCACGCTCGCGGAGGCGGAGAACGCCTTCGCCAAGGCCATTGCCCACGACGGCAAGCTGGGCGTGGAGGACATCAAGCGCATCCAGGACGAGAAGCGCCAGGTGATCCGCAAGAACGGGCTGCTCGAGTACTACCCGCCCGACGAGACGCTGGGCAACGTGGGCGGCCTGCAGAACCTGAAGTCCTGGCTGAGCCAGCGCACCGCCGCCTTCGGGGAGCGAGCCCGCCAGTTCGGCCTGCCCGAGCCACGAGGCGTGCTGCTGCTGGGCGTGCAGGGCTGCGGCAAGAGCCTCACCGCCAAGGCCATCTCCGCGCACTGGAACCTGCCGCTGCTGCGGCTGGACATGGGGCGCATCTTCAGCGGGCTGATCGGCTCCTCGGAGGAGAACCTGCGCAAGGCCATCCGCGTGGCGGAGAGCGTGGCGCCCGTGGTGCTCTGGGTGGACGAGATCGAGAAGGGGCTGTCCGGAGTGGCCTCCTCGAGCACTGGGGACAGCGGCGTGTCCGCCCGCGTCTTCGGCACGCTGCTCACCTGGCTGCAGGAGAAGACGGCGCCGGTGTTCGTGGTGGCCACCGCCAACCGCATCGACGGCCTGCCTCCCGAGCTGCTGCGCAAGGGCCGCTTCGACGAGATCTTCTTCATCGATCTGCCCGAGCAGGCCGAGCGTCGGGAGATCCTCCGCATCCACCTGAACCGCCGGAAGCGGGAGCCCTCGCACTACGATCTGGAGGCGCTGGCCACCGCCACCGACGGCTTCAGCGGCGCGGAGATCGAGCAGGCGGTGATCGCGGGGCTGTACGAGGCCTTCGGCGAGAACGTGGACCTGGGGCAGCAGCACCTGGTGAAGGCCATTCGAGAGACGTTCCCGCTGTCCGTCACCATGAGGGATGAGATCTCCCGGCTGCGGAACTGGGCCAGGGGGCGCACCCGCCCGGCGTCGCCCGGAGGCCCGCCGGAGGGCCTGCAAGGGGCGGTGGCTCCAGGGGGCCGGAAATGAGCCCCAAGTTCTCTCGCTTCCTCCACCTGGAGCGCTCGCGCGGAGAGGGCGCGAAGCCCGAGGCGGCCACCCGGCTGCAGAGCGGCAACCGCTTCGAGAACCCGGTGGAGCGGGAGGCGGCGCCCCAGGCGGGGAGCGTCCCCGACGCGCACCTCGAGCGCTTCCGAGGCGAGGCGCCGCTGGCGCTGTCCGAGCCCCAGGCCGAGAAGGAGCGCTTTCCCCGCTGCGCCCGGTGCGAGTCCGACAACGGTCGCTTCGCCAGGGAGTGCACGGTGTGCGGCGCGGACCTGAACACGCCCCAGCAGCGCGCCTACAACGAGCAGCTCTGGGAGACCCGGAAGCAGGACCTGGCGCGGGAGCGTGAGGCGACCGAGGCGCTCGGGCAGCAGCGGCTCGCCGAGGAGAAGCAGAAGGACGATGCCCGCTACCGGCAGATGCTGGAGAAGCTGCGAGAGGAGGAGCAGCGCTCGAGCTTCAACTGGGACTTCTTCCTCGGTGACACGCCCATTGGCTGGCGGCTCCTGTCGCTCATCTCCAACCCGGTGACGCGCACCGGTGTCCTGATCCTGAGCATCCTCGTGCCCGTCGGCCTCTGGCGCTACGGGACGGGGCAGGTGCGGGCCGCGGGGATCATCATCGGGCTCATCGTCCTCATGCTGCTGCTCCCTACGCATCGGCGGAGCCGATGGTGGCGCTGAGCGCCGGGCGAGAGGGCCTGCCATGAACGAGCGGCGATCATCGCGGGTGGCCCCTGCGGCCTCGCAGGAGTCGCCTCGGGAGAGGCCTCGGAGCAGCGCGGCGTCGCCGAGGCCCGTCCGCCCGGCGCAGCGCTCCGCGCCTCCCAGCGGCATGGGAGAGCGGGTGGCTCGGGCCTGGAGCCGTCATCCGCTCGTGTCGATGGCGCGTCACCGCCAGCGCCTCGGCTTCTACGTCGGGCTGCACACCATGCTTCGCTCCGGCGTGGCCCTGTCGCTGGCCCTCACGGAGCTGTCGCGCGGGGCGGACAAGGACGCCTTCCGCCGTGCCGTGGCCGATGTTGGCGCGGCCATCGCCAGCGGCTCCGGTCTGGCCGAGGCCCTGCGCCGCCAGCCTTCCTGGTTCGAGCCGCACGTGGTGGCCGCGCTGGAGGCCGGCGAGTTCTCCGGAACGCTCGAGGCGGCACTGGCGGGTGTCATCGCCCGCATGGAGGCCATCCAGAAGCTGCGCTGGCGCACGCTCGCGCTGTGCCTCTACCCCGTCTATCTGCTGGGCGCGTTCATCATCGGAGGCTCGTTCCTGGATGCGGCCACCGGGGCCATGAGCTCCAGCGGGACGGATGGCATCATCGGGGGCGCCATCCTCGCGATCGTCGGGCGGATGCTCTCGGCGGCTACGGTCGGCTTCGCGCTCTTCGTGGCGCCGCTGGGCCTGGCGGCGCTCGGGCTCGAGGCGGGCTGGGAGCGGCTCCGCCTGCGTCTCCCGCTGCTGGGGACGTTCCACCGGCGGTTCCAGGCCAGCCGCTTCTGCGAGGTGCTGGGGACGTCCCTGGGCGCCGGGCTGGACGCGCCCCGCAGCCTCCAGGCAGCCATCGAGTCCACGGGCAACGCGGAGCTACAGGCGCGCGCCGGTCAGGCGGTCCAGCGGCTCCGGGACGGCGCCACCTTCACGGACGTGGTGGAGTGGCTGGGCGTGCTGGACGCGGAGTCGCTGCGTCAGGTCGGAATCGGTGAGCGCTCCGGCCGCATCGAGCCGCTCCTGCAACAGCAAGCCCGGGAGAACACCGAGGCCGCGCTGCGGGGGCTGCGCAACCTGGTGTTCGCGCTCATCGTCATGCTGGTGGTCTATCTCTTCGCCACCAACATCATGCGCATCTTCGAGTTCCAGTCGGACTACTTCCGCCGCATCGAGGATCTGAGCCACACCGGCGTGTCCGCGCCCCGGCAGGGAGGGAGACCCTAGTAGCCTCGCCGCGTCCGGACGACGATCACGTCGTCCACCATGACGGTGCCCTCGCTGCCCAGGGAGAGCACCGCGCCGACGCGCTCGTCGAACAGCGCCTCCTCGATGGCGATCTTCTTGGTGACGTGCTGCCACTCGGTGGTGGCGCTCACTGTCTCGCACGGTCCATCCCAGGGCTCGTCGTTCATCTGAAGGCACAGGTTCACCATCTCGCCTCCCTGGGTGCCACGGATACGGGCCTCGATGCGATACTCCTCCCGCTCGGCGACGGGATCCCGGAGGGGCTGCTTCACCGAGCTGATGGCGCCTTCGGCGCCTCGGGTCAGCACCATGCCCAGGAAGCCCGAGTGCCGCGCATCCGGTGACGTGGAGGCCGAGCCATCCGGCGAGTTCGTCCAGAAGTTCCACATCCCCAGGTCGCTCTCGAAGGAGCCGTTGCTCAGCAGGTTGTCCTCCTCCTCGTCGGCATCGCCCTTCTCCACGACGGCCTGGGCGATGGAGACCTCGTCCACATAGACGGTGGCCTCGTTCGTGGTGACGCTGATGAGGGCGGTGGCGTTGCTGTTGGCCTCGGGCAGGAGCAGCATCCGGGACACCGTCCGCCACCGGTTCTCGGCCACCACCTCGAAGCCCTGTCCGTGGAAGCTGAAGGTGACGCGTTCGCCTCCCGCGGCACCCTTGAGGCGGGCGTTCACCTGGAAGGTCTGCCCGGCGCGGTGCGCCAGCGTCTCCTGGCCCGCCATGCAGCCCCAGCCCTCGGTGCCCTTCTTGAGCTTGAGCCCCGCGCTGCCGAAGTCCGCCGCCTCGGCGCTGACGGAGGCCGTTCCCTCCTTCACGTTCGTCGTATGCCACCAGCCCTCGAGGCCAGCCTCGAACGAGCCGTTGACCACCAGGTTGGGCCCGATGAGCGGCGGCTGGGGCTCTCTACAGCCGGACCCCATGCCCAGGGCCAGCACGCCCAACCACCAGTGCTTTCGAAGTGCGAGGGTCATGGAGGTCTCCTTCCTGGGGCAGAGGTATGCCCTCGCATCGTAGTGCGTGGCGGAAGGAGAGGGCAGGTGGCTACGGCCGATCGCTCCCATGCCTGGCATCCCTCTCTCGGCTCGCGGGGCTGACCGCTCTTGCACGATGTAACGCCTGGCGTAGGAATGCCTTGCCCACCGTGACGGGGTGGTTCAGCGCCGTGGCCAGCCTGCCCTTGAGGGTCAGCGGGTCGTGGGCGATGCCGAGCTGCCGCAGGATGGTGTTCGCGTCGAAGTAGATGCGCTCGCAGGTGATGAGCTCTCCCTCGAAGAGGAAGATGGCGCTCATCCGCGCCTTGAAGGCTCGGCCCGTGGGGGGCAGTCCGCGGTAGTTGCCCAGGTGCGTCCCGTACAGCTCGAACTCGGTGATGATGGCGTCGTCCGCGTGGTGCATCGTCAGCAGGCGGTTGCGCTGATCCGGGAACGCGGTGCGTGACTCCTTGTAGTAGCGCCTCACCGCCTCGGCTCCTTCGTACACGTCGCCGGTGGCCATGAGCTCGTAGCGCGGGTGGCGGAACGTCGTCATCGTCGCCTCGAAGTCGTGGCGGTTCTCCGAGTCGAAGTGCTCACGGAGGATGGCTTCGCGGCGGGCTCTCAGGTCATCGGGAAGGGGCATGGGCCGATGTTGCCTCAACCGGAGGCTCCAGGGGCAGGGTGATGGAGAAGGTGGCGCCGCCCTCGCCGCTCACCAGGCGCAGCTCCCCGCCGTGACGGCTGACGATCTCGTGCGAGATGGACAGCCCCAGGCCCGTGCCCTCGCTGGGCGCGCGGGTGGTGAAGAACGGATCGAAGATGGCCTCGCGGTGCTCCGGGGCGATGCCCGGCCCCGTGTCCCGGAAGACGAGCTCCACCCGCCCATCGACGCGGCGGCCGGTGATGAAGATGTCTCCGCCGTCCGGCATGGCCTGGGCGCTGTTGAGCAGCAGGTTGGTGAAGACCTGGTTCAGCTCACCGGAGCGGCACGGCACCTTCGGCAGGGGCTGCAGGTCCCGGTGCACCCGGATGCCGCGCTCGTCCAGGCGCTTGCCCACCAGGGTGAGCGTCGCCTCCAGGTCCGCCGCCAGATCCGTGAGCTCCGGGGCGACGCTGCGCGCCGTCACGTAGTTGCGCAGGTTCTCCACGATGCGGTGGATGCGCTCGTTCCCCGTCTGCACCAGCTTCAGCGCCCGCTTCGCCCCCTCGAGCGCCTTGCGTGCCGCCGACAGCTCGGGCTGCCCCGCCTCCTGACTTCCCAGCACGCCCTCCAGCAGCTCCAGCCGGCGCCGCAGATCCTGGGCGCCTCCGCGCGTGAAGTTGAGCGGGTTGCCCACCTCGTGAGCCACCCCGGCCACCAGGTGGCCCAGCGAGGCGAGCCGGGCCTGCTGCACCATGCGCGCCTGGGCGGCCTTGAGCTGCTCCAGCGCCTGCATCAACTCGCGGGTGCGCTCCTCCACGCGCACCTCCAGCACGTGCGCCTGGGCGGTGCGCTCCTCCAGCAGCTCATCCTGCGCGCGCTTGTGCTCGCGCCGCAGGGCGCGGATGCGCTGGGCGAGGCCGAAGGAGAGCAGCGCCGCCTCCACCAGCGAGCCGACGCGCGGCAGGTAGGAGGCAGTCGTCGGGGGCACCAGGTAGCCGGTGGCCGCGAAGCCCGAGGCGAACGTCCCGCACAGCAGGGCCACCCAGCCCCCCAGGAAGAGCTGCGCGTGTGGGCTCCCCCGACGCCAGGCCACCACGCCCGCCAGGAGGATCAACGCGGCGCAGAACACCACCAGGACCATGCCTCCCTGCTGCACGAAGTGGTGGCTCGTCCAGAGGGCCACCACCCCGAGCACTCCGGCCAGCCCCATGACGATGGAGAGCAGCCGGTCTATCCAGGGGGCCACCCTGGCGAGCTCCAGGAAGTCGCGGGTGAAGCCCAGGGAGCCGAACAGCAGGATCGACGCGAAGAGGATCTCGCTGCGGGCGGCCCAGCTCGGGGACTCGGGCCACAGGTATCGGAAGGTCGTCTGATCCAGCGCCGCCTGCGTCAGCACCATGCCCAGCTGGAAGAACGAGTAGTAGAAGTAGGTGCGGTCCCGGGTGGACAGGAAGAGGAAGAGGTTGAACAGCAACATCGCCAGCAGCACGCCGAAGTAGAGGCCGTCCACCAGGTTCGCCCGGGAGGAGTCCGTGGCGAAGTCGTCGTCCGACCAGAGCGTGGGGGTGAGATCCAGCGTGTCCTCTCCCGCCATGCGCAGCCAGTAGAGCTGCGACTCGCCCGGATCCAGGGACACATTCAGGAGGAGCCGCTCGCCGCGCACCTCGCGCTGGGACATGGGCAGCATCTTCCCGGAGCGCCGGCCCACGAAGTGCCCGTCCTTGCCCCGGGTGTACAGCGTCGCCTCGTCGACCGGGCGCGGCAGCTCCAGCAGCCAGTGTCCCGGCT
Coding sequences:
- a CDS encoding efflux RND transporter permease subunit, with the protein product MFTDFFIRRPIFAAVVSILITLVGAITIPSLAVEQYPDLALPQVTVNSTYLGASAEVVESAVTTVLERALNGLKGMRYISSTSTNEGSSSITISFEPGYDVDIAAVDVQNRVATTSARLPAAVNALGITVNKTQSQLLMSFGLYDTENRYDRGFISNYADVYLRDALLRVRGVGDVRIFGERRFAMRLWLDPTQLASRGLTPQDVVAALRSQNLQVGAGQVGQQPAPQGQTYQFTVRALGQLTTAEEFNDIVVQRGEDGSLVRLKDVGRAELGAENYGQLLRFNGREAVGLGIFQLPGSNALEVRDGVVAELERLKATFPPGLTYEPAFDTTRAVSASIEEVLTTLAEAILLVVLVVFVFLHGWRSVLVVATTLPVSLIGTFAFVSAFGFSINTLTLFGLTLATGLVVDDAIVVIENVERIMEQDKVSPREATHRGMKQVAGVVVAVALVLSAVFVPVSFFPGTTGAIYQQFALTLAFSIALSALVALTLSPALAARLLRGREGEKWRAARWVDHTLDAFRNAYGRLLGKLLGPLRWGVVAAFVACLIVTALLYRATPTGFIPAEDQGYLIVAVQGPEGTSLDYTRQVLIQTEEVLRKQPEVADIFTVGGFSLLGAGPNTGTLFVNLKPWEEREGDNQGVGALVDRLRGQLLSVGGARVLPFQPPSIRGVGSVGGFEFVLEDQLGTHTLEELAQVTQQLVAQANRSPGLSGVFSSFTTSTPLLDVQVDRQKAEALGVSLDSVYSTLSVYLGSQYVNDFTFASRVYRVYVQAAVPFRNEPQDISSFYVRSAQGEMVPLESLVTVRPVTSAASIQHYNLFRSATINGQQAPGASTGDALTAMEQVARQGLPAGFAFEWTGLSREQKEAGGKVLIIFGLGVVFVFLVLAAQYESFALPMVVMLGVPVAILGALGLQNLRGLANDVFCQVGLVMLVGLSSKNAILIVEFAEQLRQEGKGVVEAAIQSAQTRLRPILMTSFAFLLGVLPLVLATGAGAASRKSLGTAVFGGMLLSTFVNLIFIPVLYMLVESARSRVLKRREHGQGGGEGAAPREA
- a CDS encoding citrate synthase, which encodes MGTTQSAVQAGLEGVVVAETRLSEVDGEQGRLVIAGSDVESLAGAVSFEEVCARLWAPYAKEPLPASLQAALGEARVRAFEWLEGLGSALGAEDGMDALRASVAHVSAGAGRELETSLLLTGAVAVFTGAWARRGRGLAPVRPDPKLSHAADLLRMMTGESQPERAAGLDAYLVTVSDHGLNASTFTARVIASTGSDAVSAVVGAIGALKGPLHGGAPGPVLDMLDGVGRPEKARPWLEAELEAGRRIMGMGHRIYRVRDPRAAVLERAIERLERGGLRTERLALARAVERAAEELLRQRYPDRPLRANVEFYTAVLLDAVGLDRTMFSPTFACGRVAGWLGHIAEQRATGKLIRPASRYVGTMPG
- a CDS encoding AAA family ATPase, yielding MPWLEELDILIRARYPLLYLVSWEEHRVDTILAELARSHGKALFHWSVIRGLRNVGGTRTTTQSEETRNPIEALAAIEKLNEPALVVLKDFHPYLEEKGVVRALRELAHFLKSTFTTVILLSPSLTIPVELEKEVSVIDVPLPGYNDLMQLLKEIVAVVRKGNKATVDLSREHADQLIKAALGLTLAEAENAFAKAIAHDGKLGVEDIKRIQDEKRQVIRKNGLLEYYPPDETLGNVGGLQNLKSWLSQRTAAFGERARQFGLPEPRGVLLLGVQGCGKSLTAKAISAHWNLPLLRLDMGRIFSGLIGSSEENLRKAIRVAESVAPVVLWVDEIEKGLSGVASSSTGDSGVSARVFGTLLTWLQEKTAPVFVVATANRIDGLPPELLRKGRFDEIFFIDLPEQAERREILRIHLNRRKREPSHYDLEALATATDGFSGAEIEQAVIAGLYEAFGENVDLGQQHLVKAIRETFPLSVTMRDEISRLRNWARGRTRPASPGGPPEGLQGAVAPGGRK
- a CDS encoding type II secretion system F family protein, with protein sequence MNERRSSRVAPAASQESPRERPRSSAASPRPVRPAQRSAPPSGMGERVARAWSRHPLVSMARHRQRLGFYVGLHTMLRSGVALSLALTELSRGADKDAFRRAVADVGAAIASGSGLAEALRRQPSWFEPHVVAALEAGEFSGTLEAALAGVIARMEAIQKLRWRTLALCLYPVYLLGAFIIGGSFLDAATGAMSSSGTDGIIGGAILAIVGRMLSAATVGFALFVAPLGLAALGLEAGWERLRLRLPLLGTFHRRFQASRFCEVLGTSLGAGLDAPRSLQAAIESTGNAELQARAGQAVQRLRDGATFTDVVEWLGVLDAESLRQVGIGERSGRIEPLLQQQARENTEAALRGLRNLVFALIVMLVVYLFATNIMRIFEFQSDYFRRIEDLSHTGVSAPRQGGRP
- a CDS encoding carbohydrate binding domain-containing protein, whose amino-acid sequence is MTLALRKHWWLGVLALGMGSGCREPQPPLIGPNLVVNGSFEAGLEGWWHTTNVKEGTASVSAEAADFGSAGLKLKKGTEGWGCMAGQETLAHRAGQTFQVNARLKGAAGGERVTFSFHGQGFEVVAENRWRTVSRMLLLPEANSNATALISVTTNEATVYVDEVSIAQAVVEKGDADEEEDNLLSNGSFESDLGMWNFWTNSPDGSASTSPDARHSGFLGMVLTRGAEGAISSVKQPLRDPVAEREEYRIEARIRGTQGGEMVNLCLQMNDEPWDGPCETVSATTEWQHVTKKIAIEEALFDERVGAVLSLGSEGTVMVDDVIVVRTRRGY
- a CDS encoding ester cyclase, producing MPLPDDLRARREAILREHFDSENRHDFEATMTTFRHPRYELMATGDVYEGAEAVRRYYKESRTAFPDQRNRLLTMHHADDAIITEFELYGTHLGNYRGLPPTGRAFKARMSAIFLFEGELITCERIYFDANTILRQLGIAHDPLTLKGRLATALNHPVTVGKAFLRQALHRARAVSPASRERDARHGSDRP